In Oncorhynchus clarkii lewisi isolate Uvic-CL-2024 chromosome 16, UVic_Ocla_1.0, whole genome shotgun sequence, one genomic interval encodes:
- the LOC139368985 gene encoding aerolysin-like protein, which translates to MATTLDLIGGQGGSPFEFHGMNNGATLKKIGVAVEGWQVKAVRAELTDGKVATFGDANTFKEFEFKLGERITKLSLWGNGAGTRLGAIKFTTSENREFFEKMTSWGLKTEYTIDVGSGICLGLQGRYGSDIDCMGFLFINTIKSSVLTDMKYPTLSLFKPQVSPEYVKSLSHHNDTSLVQEESISYSKTLTKTSSWSVSNKIESTLNVSVKAGIPDLVEVTSGFSLTVGVEHSTSLQKTETITESDTINLKIPPGKTMDVEITVGRANIDLDYEAKVKVTCMNGSQLVFPSNGVYTGVTYTSARVSTKER; encoded by the exons ATGGCAACCACACTGGATCTAATAGGTGGTCAAGGAGGCAGTCCATTTGAATTCCACGGCATGAACAACGGTGCCACCCTCAAGAAGATCGGAGTGGCGGTGGAAGGCTGGCAGGTGAAAGCTGTGCGGGCGGAGCTTACCGACGGGAAAGTAGCAACTTTTGGAGATGCGAACACTTTCAAAGAGTTTGAGTTCAAACTCGGCGAGCGCATCACCAAGCTGTCACTGTGGGGCAACGGCGCCGGCACACGTCTGGGTGCCATCAAGTTCACGACGAGTGAGAACCGGGAGTTCTTTGAAAAAATGACCAGCTGGGGACTGAAGACTGAGTACACCATAGATGTGGGGTCTGGAATCTGCCTGGGGCTGCAGGGCAGGTATGGCTCAGACATTGACTGCATGGGCTTCCTCTTCATCAACACCATCAAGTCGTCCGTGCTGACCGACATGAAGtatcccaccctgtctctcttcaAACCCCAG gTGAGCCCAGAATATGTGAAATCTCTGTCTCACCACAATGACACCTCATTGGTTCAAGAAGAGTCAATTTCATACAGCAAGACACTGACCAAGACTTCCTCCTGGTCCGTCAGCAACAAGATAGAGTCCACCTTGAATGTGTCCGTCAAAGCAGGGATCCCTGATCTGGTCGAGGTGACATCAGGGTTCAGCTTGACCGTGGGAGTGGAGCATTCCACCAGCCTGCAGAAGACAGAGACCATAACAGAATCGGATACCATCAACCTGAAGATCCCGCCAGGGAAGACCATGGATGTTGAGATCACAGTGGGGAGAGCAAATATCGACCTCGACTACGAGGCCAAAGTGAAAGTCACCTGCATGAATGGCAGTCAGCTGGTCTTCCCATCCAATGGCGTCTACACTGGTGTGACTTACACTTCAGCGAGGGTATCCACAAAGGAGAGATAA